A window of the Tunturibacter empetritectus genome harbors these coding sequences:
- the tgt gene encoding tRNA guanosine(34) transglycosylase Tgt: MGFSFEVDRTAEGGGRRGRLRLPHGVVETPVFMPVGTAASVKAVPQSLLEEVGAGGKGAQIILANTYHLYLRPGHELVRRMGGVHRFMSWERPMLTDSGGFQVFSLSKLRKVTPEGVEFRSHLDGSKHFFSPEHSMEVQIALGADIAMVFDECVETPATWERTRESMGLTHAWAQRSKDHFELHKDRVPWFSERQGQTQSLFGIVQGGMYADLRKESAERLVEMDLPGYAIGGLAVGEPRKVTREMIAWTLEHLPKDKPRYVMGVGYPDEIEEYARMGVDMMDCVLPTRAGRHGLLFTSEGRLNIKKKEYAEDQGPIDATCGCMVCRRYTRAYLRHLFASGEPLSAVLNSVHNIAFYLDTMERVRRDLAGVGEAS, translated from the coding sequence ATGGGATTTTCGTTTGAGGTAGACAGGACCGCTGAGGGCGGAGGGCGGAGGGGGCGGCTGAGGCTGCCGCATGGAGTGGTGGAGACTCCGGTGTTTATGCCGGTGGGGACGGCGGCGAGCGTGAAGGCGGTGCCGCAGAGTCTGCTGGAAGAGGTTGGCGCGGGTGGAAAGGGGGCGCAGATTATTCTGGCGAACACCTACCATCTGTATCTGCGGCCGGGGCATGAGCTGGTGCGGCGCATGGGCGGGGTGCATCGGTTTATGAGCTGGGAGCGCCCGATGCTGACGGATTCGGGCGGGTTCCAGGTGTTCAGTTTAAGCAAGCTGCGGAAGGTGACGCCGGAGGGGGTGGAGTTTCGGTCGCACCTGGATGGGAGCAAGCATTTTTTCTCGCCGGAGCACTCGATGGAGGTGCAGATTGCATTGGGGGCGGATATTGCGATGGTCTTCGATGAGTGCGTGGAGACGCCGGCGACGTGGGAGAGGACGCGGGAGTCGATGGGGTTGACGCATGCGTGGGCGCAGCGGTCGAAGGATCACTTTGAGTTACATAAGGACCGGGTACCGTGGTTTTCGGAGAGACAGGGGCAGACGCAGAGTTTGTTTGGGATTGTGCAGGGCGGCATGTATGCGGATTTGAGGAAGGAGTCGGCGGAGAGGCTGGTGGAGATGGATCTGCCAGGGTATGCCATCGGCGGGCTGGCGGTGGGGGAGCCGCGGAAGGTGACGCGGGAGATGATCGCCTGGACGCTGGAGCATCTGCCGAAGGATAAGCCGCGATATGTGATGGGGGTGGGGTATCCGGATGAGATTGAGGAGTACGCGCGGATGGGCGTGGACATGATGGACTGCGTGCTGCCGACGCGGGCGGGGCGGCATGGGCTGCTGTTTACATCGGAGGGCAGGCTGAATATCAAGAAGAAGGAGTATGCGGAGGATCAGGGGCCGATCGACGCGACGTGCGGATGTATGGTGTGCCGGCGGTATACGCGGGCTTATCTGCGGCATTTATTTGCGTCGGGCGAGCCGTTGAGTGCTGTGCTGAATAGCGTGCACAATATTGCGTTTTATCTGGA
- a CDS encoding phospholipase C — protein MIRKLLALSLSSTLILSGCGQGTVSTPPGNGNANTTPPVVITPTTAQAAIKHIVVIYGENISFDHYFGTYPNAANTGGTTFTPATAATVAAAAAAGTTSLPATPTITNNYISNPSLLTANPNLNSANNVSASNSVSANPFRLGPNQAATNDQDHNYGPEQLAFDNGKMDLFPLSVGTANPASLVNSTGAAPITGTTALTMGYYDGNTVTALWNYAQHYGLNDHSFGTTFGPSTPGAINLISGQTNGVINQVGALGSAVIADGQGGLTDINDADPANDVCSSTGEYFSMSGKNIGDLLNTAGISWGFFEGGFNLSITNTSANGVIASGTGCLPGEATGSRATGAVNIPGNPLKADYIPHHQPFQYYASTANPTHIRPASVAAIGTAADTGPSTANHQYDILDFNAALKAGNMPAVTFLKAPGYQDGHAGYSDPLDEQTFLVTEINAIESSSFWGSTAIILAYDDSDGWYDHLTDFVNGSQTTSDAAFCNGAAPTLAGPNSNGLPVQGRCGHGPRLPLLVISPWAKKNYVDQTPTDQASITRFIEDVFLSSARIGGGSFDASAGSLMNMFNFTSNVPPNPNVVLLNPTTGAVTSGN, from the coding sequence ATGATTCGGAAACTTCTCGCCCTCTCGTTGTCCTCGACCCTTATTCTCAGTGGCTGCGGCCAGGGCACGGTCAGCACGCCTCCAGGCAACGGCAACGCCAACACCACTCCGCCCGTCGTCATCACGCCCACCACCGCCCAGGCCGCCATCAAGCACATCGTCGTCATCTACGGCGAAAACATCTCCTTCGACCACTACTTCGGTACCTACCCCAACGCGGCCAACACAGGCGGAACCACCTTTACCCCTGCAACCGCCGCCACGGTAGCTGCTGCGGCCGCCGCCGGCACCACCAGCCTTCCGGCCACTCCCACCATCACCAATAACTACATCTCGAACCCCAGTCTGCTCACGGCCAATCCGAATCTCAACAGCGCCAATAATGTGTCTGCATCGAACTCTGTGTCGGCCAATCCCTTCCGACTCGGCCCAAACCAGGCTGCCACCAATGACCAGGACCACAACTACGGCCCCGAGCAGCTGGCATTCGATAACGGCAAGATGGATCTCTTCCCACTCTCCGTCGGAACCGCCAACCCCGCCTCCCTCGTCAATTCGACCGGAGCAGCTCCCATCACTGGCACCACCGCCCTCACCATGGGCTACTATGACGGCAACACCGTCACCGCACTCTGGAATTATGCCCAGCACTACGGCCTCAACGACCACTCCTTCGGCACCACCTTTGGTCCCTCCACCCCAGGCGCCATCAACCTCATCTCCGGCCAGACCAACGGCGTCATCAATCAGGTCGGCGCCCTGGGCAGCGCCGTAATCGCCGACGGCCAGGGTGGCTTAACGGACATCAACGACGCTGACCCGGCCAATGACGTCTGCTCCTCGACGGGCGAGTACTTCAGCATGTCCGGCAAAAACATCGGCGATCTGTTGAACACCGCCGGCATCTCCTGGGGCTTCTTCGAGGGCGGCTTCAATCTCTCCATCACCAACACCAGCGCCAACGGCGTCATCGCCTCCGGTACCGGATGCCTGCCCGGGGAAGCAACCGGCAGCCGCGCCACCGGCGCCGTCAACATCCCCGGCAATCCTCTCAAGGCTGACTACATCCCCCACCACCAGCCCTTCCAGTACTACGCCAGCACCGCAAACCCGACTCATATCCGCCCCGCCTCCGTCGCAGCGATCGGAACCGCGGCCGATACCGGCCCCTCCACCGCCAACCACCAGTACGACATTCTTGACTTCAACGCAGCTCTCAAGGCCGGAAACATGCCTGCCGTCACCTTCCTCAAGGCTCCCGGCTACCAGGACGGCCACGCCGGTTACTCCGATCCTCTCGACGAGCAGACCTTCCTCGTCACCGAGATCAACGCCATCGAGTCCTCGTCCTTCTGGGGTTCGACCGCTATCATCCTTGCCTACGACGACTCCGACGGTTGGTACGATCACCTCACCGACTTCGTCAACGGCTCCCAGACAACCTCCGATGCAGCCTTCTGCAACGGCGCCGCTCCCACTCTGGCGGGTCCCAACTCCAACGGACTTCCCGTCCAGGGCCGTTGCGGTCACGGTCCTCGCTTGCCCCTGCTCGTCATCTCACCCTGGGCCAAGAAAAACTACGTCGATCAGACTCCGACCGACCAGGCCTCCATCACTCGCTTTATTGAAGATGTCTTCCTGAGCAGCGCACGCATCGGTGGCGGATCCTTCGACGCCTCTGCCGGATCTCTCATGAACATGTTCAACTTCACGAGCAATGTTCCGCCCAATCCCAACGTCGTTCTCCTCAACCCAACTACCGGTGCAGTTACCTCTGGCAACTAG
- a CDS encoding multicopper oxidase family protein, which yields MSPTRRTILQQLSALGTLASPPIAFASRLLQNHVVSADSGMSMAGMAPTQQSDKPAINGFSLTPFVDELPLPERARPISSLHPHKLRITMREIHAKAHRDIPPTRMWSYGDTALAPLIDIRAHRPLQVEWVNQLPKQHFLPIDHSLHGCGHDIPDVRACVHLHGGRTPSKDDGFPEDWFVPGTSRTCTYPLQQDAAALWYHDHAMGLNRLNTYAGLFGMVLLRDDAEDALNLPSGKYEIPLQIYDRQFTTDGQLFYPDSGDPEHPWVPEFGGSCILLNGKMRPYLEVEPRLYRFRLLNTANSSFFNLSLTNRQPFHQIGSDQGLLPAPVKMSNLLIAPAERADLLIDFSQAPGQYIHLVNGAVQILEFRVAPTTSQDAAPSQSSRTPRTSNGIATAASIPSALRTLDPIAESAATTTRTITLNEYLDKIGNSMLMLLNNKHWHEPVTETPRLNSTEIWEFVNLTEDTHPMHLHLVRFQVLDRRAFDVFKYRNNLGTRYLAAAVPPDPNETGWKDTVHCPAGAITRIIVHFDGYPGKYLYHCHILEHEANDMMRPFEVIA from the coding sequence TTGTCCCCCACCCGCCGCACCATACTCCAGCAGCTCTCTGCGCTGGGAACCCTCGCCTCCCCACCAATCGCTTTCGCCAGTCGCCTCCTGCAGAATCACGTCGTGTCCGCCGACTCAGGCATGTCCATGGCTGGCATGGCTCCCACCCAGCAATCTGACAAGCCTGCAATCAACGGCTTCTCCCTCACTCCCTTCGTCGACGAACTCCCCCTTCCCGAACGCGCCAGGCCCATCTCCTCACTCCACCCGCACAAGCTGCGCATCACCATGCGCGAGATCCACGCCAAGGCCCACCGTGACATCCCCCCCACCCGCATGTGGAGTTACGGAGACACCGCCCTCGCCCCTCTCATCGACATCCGCGCCCACCGGCCGCTTCAGGTTGAATGGGTCAACCAGCTTCCCAAGCAGCACTTCCTTCCCATCGATCACTCCCTCCACGGCTGCGGTCATGACATCCCGGACGTTCGCGCCTGCGTCCATCTCCACGGTGGTCGCACCCCCTCCAAAGACGATGGCTTCCCGGAAGACTGGTTCGTTCCCGGCACCTCCCGCACCTGTACCTATCCTCTCCAGCAGGACGCCGCCGCTCTTTGGTATCACGACCACGCCATGGGACTCAACCGGCTCAACACCTACGCCGGACTCTTCGGCATGGTGCTCCTACGCGACGACGCAGAGGACGCGCTCAACCTGCCCTCCGGCAAATACGAGATTCCGCTTCAAATCTACGACCGCCAGTTCACCACCGACGGCCAGCTCTTCTATCCCGACTCCGGCGACCCCGAACATCCCTGGGTTCCCGAGTTTGGCGGAAGCTGCATCCTCCTCAACGGCAAGATGCGGCCCTATCTCGAAGTCGAGCCGCGCCTCTACCGCTTCCGCCTCCTCAACACCGCCAACAGCAGCTTCTTCAATCTGTCCCTCACCAATCGGCAGCCGTTTCATCAGATCGGCAGCGACCAGGGCCTGCTCCCAGCACCCGTCAAGATGTCCAACCTTCTCATCGCCCCGGCCGAACGAGCCGACCTCTTGATCGACTTCTCTCAGGCACCCGGTCAGTACATTCACCTCGTCAATGGCGCCGTCCAGATCCTCGAATTTCGCGTCGCCCCGACGACCAGCCAAGACGCCGCACCGTCTCAATCATCGCGAACCCCGCGGACCTCGAATGGAATCGCCACCGCAGCTTCCATTCCATCCGCTCTTCGCACCCTCGACCCAATCGCCGAGTCCGCCGCCACCACTACACGCACCATCACCCTCAACGAGTATCTCGACAAGATCGGTAATTCCATGCTCATGCTGCTAAACAACAAGCATTGGCATGAGCCCGTCACCGAAACTCCACGCCTCAACTCCACTGAGATATGGGAGTTCGTAAACCTCACCGAAGACACGCACCCCATGCACCTGCACCTGGTGCGCTTCCAGGTCCTCGATCGTCGCGCATTTGATGTCTTCAAATATCGCAACAATCTGGGAACCCGTTATCTCGCAGCAGCCGTCCCGCCCGACCCGAACGAAACAGGCTGGAAGGACACCGTCCATTGTCCGGCCGGCGCGATCACCCGCATCATCGTGCACTTCGACGGCTACCCCGGCAAATACCTCTACCACTGCCACATCCTCGAGCACGAAGCCAACGACATGATGCGCCCCTTCGAAGTCATCGCCTAG
- a CDS encoding aldo/keto reductase, translating into MLRRDFLRRSTRTVGAALLACSPIARAALLEPDPLPQKFQAQDEVVLGHTGIRTSRLAMGTGTIGFGGSSNQTRLGTSPLTRLLLDGYNNNGLRFFDSADSYGSHPYVAEALKHIPRDKVTVLTKTDTRDAAGVRADLDRYRKELGVDYIDIVLIHCVTEADWTTRYRGVMDVLSEAKQKGIIRAHGVSCHSLSALKAAAASPWVEVDLVRLNPIGSHMDADPATVISVIKQMRAQGKGIVGMKILGQGDLRDKPAEAIRYALGTGVLDAFTIGAESQREQNNLIQRVAAA; encoded by the coding sequence ATGCTAAGGAGAGACTTCCTTCGCCGCTCGACCCGCACCGTAGGTGCCGCCCTTCTCGCCTGCTCCCCAATCGCTCGCGCTGCATTACTCGAACCCGATCCTCTCCCGCAAAAGTTCCAAGCCCAGGACGAAGTCGTCCTCGGCCACACCGGCATCCGCACCAGCCGCCTCGCCATGGGAACCGGCACCATCGGCTTCGGAGGCTCCTCCAACCAAACCCGCCTCGGCACCTCGCCTCTCACCAGACTCCTCCTCGACGGCTACAACAATAACGGTCTCCGCTTCTTCGACTCCGCCGACTCCTACGGCAGCCATCCCTACGTCGCCGAGGCTCTCAAGCACATCCCCCGCGACAAAGTCACCGTCCTCACCAAGACCGACACGCGTGACGCCGCCGGAGTCCGCGCCGACCTCGACCGCTATCGCAAAGAGCTGGGAGTCGACTACATCGACATCGTCCTGATTCACTGCGTCACCGAGGCCGACTGGACCACACGCTATCGTGGCGTCATGGATGTCCTCTCCGAGGCCAAGCAAAAAGGCATCATCCGCGCGCACGGTGTCTCCTGCCACAGCCTCTCCGCCTTGAAAGCAGCGGCGGCCTCGCCCTGGGTCGAAGTCGATCTCGTCCGACTCAACCCCATCGGCTCCCATATGGATGCTGACCCAGCGACCGTAATCAGCGTCATCAAGCAGATGCGCGCGCAAGGGAAGGGAATCGTCGGCATGAAGATCCTCGGCCAGGGCGATCTTCGCGACAAGCCGGCCGAAGCCATTCGCTACGCCCTCGGCACCGGCGTACTCGACGCCTTCACCATCGGCGCCGAATCCCAACGAGAGCAGAACAACCTCATCCAGCGCGTAGCCGCAGCTTAG
- a CDS encoding TCR/Tet family MFS transporter, whose protein sequence is MAESPEKPLPPITTPDTLITEPELVAPDLTGNAALPSAPPAGRRAAATFIFFTVTLDMLALGMIAPVLPRLIEGFLHGDTSSAAKMLGLFGTVFAAMQFFFSPILGSLSDRFGRRPVVLLSNFGLGFDYLLMAWAPALSWLFVGRVISGLTASSIPTAMAYMADVTPRERRAAAFGMLNAAFGIGFVLGPAMGGLLGNINPRLPFWVAGGLSLINGLYGLFVLPESLSLANRSPFSWARANPVGSLKLLNRGGMLAISGVLLLGYFAQQVLMNVYVIYDDYRYHWTNRTVGLSLATVGVFTVIYGALLIKPVIAKVGERGAMTIGLIGGAIGYSMIGSSKTGLLLWFGIPVLNLMSFTWPSAQSLLSRKTSPSEQGQLQGAINSLRGIAGLIGPGFFTYIFSKSIGANAIISSPGTPFYVAAAMLLIGLILAQYATRKTQPAVPS, encoded by the coding sequence ATGGCCGAATCTCCCGAAAAACCGCTGCCACCCATCACCACGCCCGATACCCTGATCACCGAGCCTGAACTCGTCGCCCCTGACTTGACCGGCAACGCCGCGCTCCCGTCCGCACCACCCGCGGGACGCCGCGCCGCCGCCACCTTTATCTTCTTCACCGTCACCCTCGACATGCTCGCCCTCGGCATGATCGCCCCTGTCCTGCCTCGTCTCATCGAAGGCTTCCTCCACGGCGACACCTCCAGCGCCGCAAAGATGCTTGGCCTCTTCGGCACCGTCTTTGCCGCCATGCAGTTCTTCTTCTCGCCCATTCTCGGCTCGCTCTCCGACCGCTTCGGCCGCCGTCCCGTCGTCCTGCTCTCTAACTTCGGCCTCGGCTTCGATTACCTCCTCATGGCCTGGGCTCCCGCACTCAGCTGGCTCTTTGTAGGCCGCGTCATCTCCGGGCTCACGGCCTCCAGCATCCCCACTGCCATGGCTTACATGGCCGACGTCACCCCACGCGAGCGTCGCGCCGCAGCCTTCGGCATGTTGAACGCCGCGTTCGGCATCGGCTTCGTCCTTGGTCCGGCCATGGGCGGACTTCTCGGCAACATCAACCCGCGCCTGCCGTTCTGGGTCGCAGGCGGCCTCAGCCTCATCAACGGACTCTACGGCCTCTTCGTGCTCCCCGAGTCGCTCTCGCTCGCCAACCGCAGCCCCTTCTCCTGGGCGCGCGCCAACCCCGTCGGTTCGCTCAAGCTGCTCAACCGCGGTGGCATGCTCGCCATCTCGGGAGTCCTTCTCCTCGGCTACTTCGCCCAGCAGGTCCTCATGAACGTCTATGTTATCTACGACGACTACCGCTACCACTGGACCAATCGCACCGTCGGTCTCTCGCTCGCCACCGTAGGCGTCTTCACCGTCATCTACGGTGCACTCCTCATCAAACCCGTCATCGCCAAAGTAGGCGAGCGCGGCGCCATGACCATCGGCCTCATCGGCGGAGCCATCGGCTACTCCATGATCGGCTCCTCCAAAACCGGCCTCCTCTTATGGTTCGGCATCCCCGTCCTCAACCTGATGTCCTTCACCTGGCCCTCCGCCCAAAGCCTTCTCTCCCGCAAGACCAGCCCCTCCGAACAAGGCCAGCTTCAAGGCGCCATCAACAGCCTGCGCGGCATCGCAGGACTCATCGGTCCGGGCTTCTTCACCTACATCTTCAGCAAATCCATCGGAGCCAACGCGATCATCAGCAGCCCCGGCACCCCCTTCTACGTCGCCGCCGCCATGCTCCTCATCGGTCTGATCCTCGCCCAATACGCCACCCGCAAGACTCAACCCGCGGTTCCCTCCTGA
- a CDS encoding nuclear transport factor 2 family protein: MKHSSLFSLLVCLFALPVFAQSDAAEQQVRTAEAAQVQAVLAEDAPTLDKLWSPQMIVNAPDNVVRSKPEVFGAMHAGMLKYSAYEQSIERVSVSQDVVAIMGQEMVKPLTGPNTGKIVQRRFLDIWQRSGTSWRQIARQATIISIK; the protein is encoded by the coding sequence ATGAAGCATTCCAGCCTCTTCTCTCTTCTCGTCTGCCTGTTCGCCCTCCCCGTCTTCGCGCAGAGCGACGCTGCCGAACAACAGGTTCGAACTGCCGAAGCCGCTCAGGTCCAAGCCGTCCTGGCCGAAGACGCTCCCACGCTCGATAAGCTCTGGTCGCCGCAGATGATCGTCAACGCTCCCGACAACGTGGTGCGCAGCAAGCCCGAAGTCTTCGGAGCCATGCACGCCGGCATGCTCAAATACTCTGCTTATGAGCAGTCCATCGAAAGGGTCTCCGTCTCTCAGGACGTCGTCGCCATCATGGGCCAAGAGATGGTCAAGCCCTTGACCGGCCCGAACACCGGCAAGATTGTTCAGCGCCGCTTCCTCGATATCTGGCAGCGTTCCGGCACGAGCTGGCGGCAGATCGCCCGGCAGGCGACCATCATCTCAATCAAGTAG
- a CDS encoding L,D-transpeptidase family protein has product MHPSRRLEIALLLLVSPLPIGGQIFAQKTTSSPTTTAGEARSAAKQESASARLSAIAASGHLEDLRWPDFSDYRSHVINFYRPGYQPAWIHDGQPTTQALELIQILQDADREGLQAEDYDASRWADRLTLLKSSHEAADEARFDATLTVCGMRYVSDLHIGRVNPQNLGFEFDVSSKKLDLPHFVRERLVNGSDLHAELAQIEPPFPSYKRLRVALLHYMELEKSGDGEKVLDVGGVSPGGQYAGIAGLANRLRLLGDLPDSVSIPPDSKVYEGPLVDAVKHFQERLGRQATGELDYKTVVELNVPLSNRIEQMRLGLERYRWLPYQFKQPPIVINVPEFRLYGFDGKNEVGLTMRVNVGEDYDHQTPMFENNIQYLVFRPYWTPTPNILRKEIIPDLEKNPSLSDQNLELVSAGGKVIKSGDVTPALLQQVRAGKLTVRQPPGPENGMGLVKFIFPNQHDVYIHDTPASLDMFSEATEGEEGELKRVASHGCIHVQDPAKFAAWLLRNNPNWNLEKVEKAMHDGRDNFQVNLVPAVPVLIFYMTVVVEENGDVHFFHDIYDHDRTLKLELAQGYPYPK; this is encoded by the coding sequence GTGCATCCTTCACGCCGGCTTGAGATCGCCCTACTTCTTCTTGTCTCACCTCTGCCGATTGGAGGACAGATCTTCGCTCAGAAGACAACGAGCTCCCCAACTACAACCGCTGGAGAAGCCCGTTCGGCGGCGAAGCAAGAGAGTGCCTCTGCCCGGTTGAGTGCGATCGCTGCCTCCGGTCATCTCGAAGATCTTCGCTGGCCCGACTTCTCGGACTATCGCTCGCATGTCATCAACTTTTACCGCCCCGGATATCAACCTGCGTGGATCCACGACGGCCAACCCACCACCCAGGCTCTCGAACTGATCCAGATCTTGCAGGATGCCGATCGAGAGGGCCTGCAGGCTGAGGACTACGACGCCTCACGGTGGGCTGATCGCCTAACCTTGTTGAAGAGTTCGCACGAGGCTGCTGACGAAGCGCGGTTCGACGCCACCCTGACCGTCTGCGGGATGCGTTACGTCTCCGACCTGCATATTGGAAGGGTTAACCCGCAAAATCTGGGTTTCGAGTTCGACGTCTCCAGCAAGAAACTCGACCTGCCGCACTTTGTCCGCGAGCGGCTGGTTAATGGGTCCGATCTACATGCCGAGCTGGCCCAGATCGAACCACCATTCCCAAGCTACAAGCGGCTCCGCGTTGCTTTGCTGCATTACATGGAGCTTGAGAAGAGCGGTGACGGAGAGAAGGTGCTTGACGTCGGAGGAGTGTCTCCAGGCGGCCAGTACGCGGGCATAGCAGGGCTGGCAAACCGGTTGCGGCTGTTGGGCGATCTACCGGATAGCGTTAGCATCCCGCCCGACTCGAAGGTATATGAAGGCCCCCTGGTCGATGCGGTAAAACACTTTCAGGAGCGCCTGGGCCGACAGGCAACCGGGGAACTCGATTACAAGACAGTGGTCGAGTTGAACGTCCCGCTCAGCAACCGGATTGAGCAGATGCGCCTGGGATTGGAGAGATATCGCTGGTTGCCCTACCAGTTCAAACAGCCTCCTATCGTCATCAACGTTCCGGAGTTCCGTCTCTACGGGTTCGACGGTAAAAATGAAGTGGGCCTCACGATGAGGGTGAATGTGGGCGAGGACTACGACCACCAGACACCCATGTTCGAAAACAACATTCAGTACCTCGTCTTTCGTCCTTACTGGACACCTACGCCAAACATCCTGCGCAAGGAGATCATTCCCGACCTTGAGAAAAATCCTTCTCTGAGCGATCAGAATCTGGAGCTGGTCAGCGCAGGAGGGAAGGTGATTAAGTCGGGAGACGTCACTCCTGCCCTGTTGCAGCAGGTGCGAGCAGGGAAGCTGACGGTGAGGCAGCCACCCGGTCCCGAGAACGGGATGGGTCTGGTCAAATTCATATTTCCCAACCAGCACGATGTCTATATCCACGACACCCCTGCGAGCCTCGATATGTTCTCCGAGGCAACCGAAGGGGAAGAGGGAGAGCTAAAGCGGGTGGCCAGCCATGGATGCATCCACGTGCAGGATCCCGCCAAGTTTGCAGCGTGGCTTCTCCGGAACAATCCCAATTGGAATCTCGAAAAGGTTGAGAAGGCCATGCATGACGGCCGGGATAACTTCCAGGTGAATCTTGTACCGGCGGTTCCCGTGTTGATCTTTTATATGACGGTCGTCGTGGAAGAGAACGGTGATGTTCACTTCTTTCATGACATCTACGATCATGACAGAACGCTCAAGCTGGAGTTGGCCCAGGGCTACCCCTATCCCAAATGA
- a CDS encoding L,D-transpeptidase family protein, protein MSKITKLGVLALFALPVLPLRAISANDAPLPASAIADKVLVLKSERKLLLMKGSEVLKTYTLSLGGNPVGPKIMEGDRRTPEGTYVLDRHNAHSQYHRSIHISYPNADDVARAKRYGVPTGGELYIHGLPNDFKGPAHHLGDWTEGCIAVTNAEIDEIWRVVADGTPIEIKP, encoded by the coding sequence TTGTCGAAGATCACAAAGCTCGGCGTTCTCGCTCTTTTTGCCCTGCCAGTCCTTCCATTGCGGGCTATCTCAGCGAACGATGCTCCGTTACCAGCCTCCGCCATAGCCGACAAAGTGCTTGTCTTGAAGAGTGAGAGAAAGCTGCTTTTGATGAAGGGCAGCGAAGTGCTAAAGACGTATACGCTGTCGTTGGGGGGCAATCCGGTCGGTCCGAAGATCATGGAAGGCGATCGCAGGACACCTGAAGGCACCTACGTGCTCGACCGGCATAACGCACATAGCCAGTATCACCGGTCCATTCACATCTCGTACCCAAACGCGGACGATGTGGCGCGCGCGAAGAGGTATGGTGTTCCAACCGGCGGCGAACTGTACATCCATGGGCTTCCGAACGACTTCAAAGGGCCGGCTCACCACCTGGGCGACTGGACCGAGGGCTGCATCGCGGTGACCAATGCGGAGATTGACGAGATCTGGCGAGTGGTGGCCGATGGCACGCCCATCGAGATCAAACCTTAG